The following nucleotide sequence is from Solanum dulcamara chromosome 7, daSolDulc1.2, whole genome shotgun sequence.
CAATACTTGCTATGCTCTTATCACTAGACTAAAGCCCCGGGAGCCATTTCAGAAAGGCTAGTGTTCACATTGTTGTTTAGGCTGTGGAACAACTTCTATTTTCTTCTACTTGATTTAATTACCCATCCTTTCTTTCAATCCCAAGTACAGCTGTATCGGGGACACAAGGTGTGATAAATTAATATCATTGATCAAAGACTCAATGCAATCTTGTGGCCGACATCGATTTGAGCTATCACAGCAGGGGGTGAGTTAGAGATTTTGTCTGTGAGCTGGTAATTTCTTTAGTAATGTTGGTGTTCCATAATTGATTGTTTATTCTTAAATTGATACTTCACTCTTTGAGAAACTTGTTGTATGGTGACTGGTGAGAACTCTAGTTTGTTTATGAGAAGAAGACAAGAACCACAGTGAAGTCCCATTTCATTCAAGTTCTGTTCCTATCCATTATTTAAGCTCCTTTTGGGATGAATACTCTACATCCTGAAATATTTGTACTCCCTATGTTCCAATTTATGCAACTCTTTTCCCATTTTACGACGTTCCAAAATATTTGGAACCattctatttttataaatttatcacAGTTTTCAAGTATTTAAGATGTATTAAATTATTCCCTCCTTAACTTTGACGTGATATCTCTTTTCAACAACTAATTTAATAGTTCTTCCATTATGACTAATATATCAAATGAATATCTTAAATGTCATGCTCAGTCAAACATCTTcacaaaaaaggaaaatgaaggGAGTACTCAAGAACAATAAAGGAATCCCTACTGAATTATGTATAGTTCAATCTGGATATTTGATATTAGAAGTTTGATACTTGTCACCGACAAGTTATCAGGATATCATACTCATAGACCAAGCAAAACGTTCCTATTTCATTTATGTCCTCTCACTTTTTcctttaaacatatttttgtgCTTTTAGGTGCTAAGATTTAATCTAAAAGTACTTGTGTTATTCAGCTTTTATTTGAAGAGGATTCAAGATCCATCAGTTTTACTTGCTAGTTTAGCTTTCAATCTAGAATTTAGTCATATACAGATCCCCTACCAACTATCCTTGGTTCTGTTTTTGAAGACTTGATATCAACACTCTATTTCTCGCAATTTGTATGACACTTTATTTCGTGACATTACAAAATATTTAATACCATTTCTCTTATTAATTCCTTTACTGTGAGGATAAACTAGAACTACGTTGATCGTTAATTTAACACAACACTCTTTTATTTAGGTCTGAGATTAACAAAGTGAGTTCACATAGACTATTCATATGTCTAGGCTCAGTTTCCACGTCAATGGTGTTATAGTCTGATAGCAAAGAGGCAACAcataaatttaaatcatatagTTGAATGGAGGAGTGTTATGCGATAAGGAGATACATACCAGAGTGAAAGATAGGTTTTATAAGACAGTTGTGAGACCAATGATGGTGTATGGCGTGTGTTGGGTATTTGAGGTCCGACATATCGAAAAAATGAGTGTTGTAAAAGTGCTAATGGTAGGATGCTGTGTGGTCATACAAAGCTAGACAAAATAAGTGATGATTATGACAAGGTACAAGTAGCACATGTAGAAGATAaagggaaagaagaccctgaaTTATAGTATGGAAATGTCTTCGTTAGAAGTTCAAATGCATGGTGTGACACCATGATAGTTGAATGTTTTAAAATGTATGAGGTAAACAATTCAATCACATGGACAAAGTTGTCTCATAGGACTTACAATTTCTCGATATTCTTGTGAAATTAGcataaaacaaaatattaatgaaGCACAAGATCCATAGTAATTTCAATGGCTATGATTAAggtttattttttgtttttacaTTTATATTAAGTATGTTGTTTTCCAGGAGTCTTTTTAGTTCATTACTGATTTGTATTTCGGTAGAAAATATAGAAAACCTTTAGTAATAGAGAATCCTTAATAAGTATCTGATTATTGGAATGAAACTGCTCCAAATGGAGCGGAATGTATATTGATTGTTTATATAGCCGACCTCAACTAGTTTAGGCATGAAGCATAGCTGTTGTAAAGTACAGTCCAGCTCAACCCCAAACAAGTCGGGGCCGGCTATATAGATCCTTAATGTCCATATCACTCCATATAAGCTGTTGTAAAGTAGTACTGAAAATTTGAACCAGGGTAGAGGGGAATTGTTACATAGGAACCATACATTTGAGATTAAGGCATACTTATTGTTGTACCTTACTAGTATTGTTTATATATCTTTGACAAGTTTTAGGAATTCATTTAACGAATGGTAGTCAAACTTTTGGCATGGTGTTTTTTCCTTTCACCTAACTtttttactactactactacttttGTATCGTTTAACTACTCTTTTCTAAATTCACAAATCATGCTAACTAAGTTATTTCGTTCCCATTCACGTAAAATAGAAGGGATTGAGTATTAAGTTTTTGCATTCCCTTCTATTTGATTCCTGGAAACCAGATGCATCTTTTTCAGCAGACACTTGTCACATTCCCCAGTTCTCTTTGTTCTTGTCTTGTGTTCTTCAAAATATATAACGTCTTCAGCTTTTCCATCCTAATGCTAAGTACACTGAATTTTCCTCTTTAGGGAATTTTATGTGCAAATCAATGTTCCATCCTCCTTTTGTATCATTTTGCTTTCGGTAATTACTATTTCTCTCCAAAATGATGCAAGAACTTAGTTCTCTGTCGTTTTCTATGACCAACTTAAGTTCTAGGTCAGATTTTCCTAGTTTTTTCACTTTTGGAAATCCCAATACTCCTCGGACATATTTGTACATTCTTCTATGCTTCTTCATATTGCAGTGCTTAACTTTTCTGCTTCATGGTCTGAGTATATTCACAAGAATACAAAATGACAGTCAGCAATATTAATTTGACGTCAAGAATTCAAATATTCTTTATGGATCTAGAGAAGTAATAACCTTTCTTGTTTCTACAGGACCTTTTATGCCCAAACACTTGAGAGATTGAAGCTTTTGTGATGGAAGAGGGAGATTCTTCTGTAAGGAGATGGGAGGACCTTGATATTGATATCTTGGTGAAGATACTCCAGTCTTTTGACCTTTTTGAGTTGACTGCTGGACTTGCTCATGTTTGTAGTTCATGGCGATTGGCTTGTTCTGATCAACTTCTCTGGATGACACTGGACTTGTCGGtattaaaatcaaatttcatcaaaatcCCGTTAGAGCCGTACGTATATGTGGATTGTCAGTCTGATAAAACATTGACCAGCCTCCTGAAGATTTGTTTGAACCTCAGTAGTGGAAACATACGAACATTAATCTTCCATTATAATTTGTATGTCAGCGACGATCAGTTGACTTATACTGCCGAGAGGTATTCCCCCAATAAACCTTCATCTTTCTATAGTACTTCTACTTGAATCAAGAAACCGACAACAAGCATCATTCGAGTTCAGGCATCTGACATCTCAGATACCCTATGATTTTCCATTATTCTAATTCAGGTGAAGCAAAGTTTACCGTGAGAATGAAGAAGACAGCTAATTTAATCTCTTCTTTTTCAGGTGTCCACATCTAAAACGTCTTGTTATGCCTGCTTGGAACAGAATAAAAAAGACAGGAATATGCAGGGCTATTCATATGTGGGAAGATCTTGAATCACTGACGATGCCTAGTATAGCAAATCCTCCGTATGTCATGGAGGAAATTGCAAGGAGTTGCAAAAATTTCGCTGAGCTCAAGATTATGGGGCCCTGTGATATGCTCTTTGCATCTACACTGGTTTCATTTCTTCCAAACTTGAAAGTGTTGAGTGTGAGGTGCACAGTGTTATCTAAAAGTGCCTTGTTTATTATCTTGGATGGGTTAAAAAAGTTGGAAGTGCTCAACATATCTCATTGCGTAATTACTGAAGACCCTCCACCTGCACCAAAGAAAATTCTGGCCAAGCTTGATGAATCAATTATCAAAAAAGCGTCTAGGTTACACAAATTCCTAACCTGCATGAGTGACTCGTGCATCATGTGTCAGCGCACTCGAAATGATGAAGGGCTGATGAGGTGGTATAAGTATGAAGAAGACCTCTGGAAAGTGGACGAGGTGAGATCTCTTGCAATTTGACAACTTTAAGAATGTATTGCTTCATGAGTTAAAGGTCCAGTAAAATATGTAAACTTGTGTATATGAAACACAATAAAACCTTGTCATTTTGAATGGACGCCAATCAGCATCCAGTTTGCTAGCAGCACGTATTATCCTTTTGGTGGTAAAAGGGAGAGTAGCTTTGTAGCATAGGGAGACATATAAACAGTACTTCCATGTAGCGTAATGCTACTTCTGTGTTGTAATTTTATAAGTTTTAAGTCTTTCTCTTTGACAGTCTTGTATCCATTTACATATGTATTGCCAAGCGTTGTAAGCTCTCCTCTATCACTGTTTTGCGAGTTTCATATCTAATtattgggtatttatagaacaCCTCTCAATTACCATAAACACATAATTAGAGGAATATGACATGCTATGTGAACATCACGGTTCTAAAGTTCCTCTGTAGAGTTTTAAGGGCAGTACACACATAGAAATTTTTTCGAGTGAATAGTTTAAAACTCTCTTATACTATTATTGTTttgtgagtttcatatctaaatcaTGAGATATCCACAGAATCTCATGAACTACTATGAACTCTTTGTTAGGTAGATTCATTTTCAAGACTTCTTTCATATCCTACT
It contains:
- the LOC129895273 gene encoding F-box/LRR-repeat protein At3g48880-like; translated protein: MEEGDSSVRRWEDLDIDILVKILQSFDLFELTAGLAHVCSSWRLACSDQLLWMTLDLSVLKSNFIKIPLEPYVYVDCQSDKTLTSLLKICLNLSSGNIRTLIFHYNLYVSDDQLTYTAERCPHLKRLVMPAWNRIKKTGICRAIHMWEDLESLTMPSIANPPYVMEEIARSCKNFAELKIMGPCDMLFASTLVSFLPNLKVLSVRCTVLSKSALFIILDGLKKLEVLNISHCVITEDPPPAPKKILAKLDESIIKKASRLHKFLTCMSDSCIMCQRTRNDEGLMRWYKYEEDLWKVDEVRSLAI